The proteins below are encoded in one region of Paenibacillus sp. YYML68:
- a CDS encoding glycosyltransferase family 2 protein, with translation MTRQKNAAWTPSNMTSTRKVIVFLPAHNEEASIGEVLKRIPRRFDARVTVETLIIDDGSTDRTVERALAAGADHVLSLPVNGGLGAAVRHGLKESVRLGADVVIMIDADNEYPADQIPELLSPIFAGQADYTMGSRFMGTIDGMKLYRRLGNYFFTALQAILLRRIITDGQSGMRAFTRSAAEAAEIIHDYNYAQVLTLNLLRKGFRLAEIPIRYRFRTEGRSFISIAYIGKVLPAIWKELRRPVEIGKERDRADVSLPEYPLPKGEPALSAACSQRPAIS, from the coding sequence ATGACTAGACAGAAGAACGCAGCCTGGACCCCGAGCAACATGACATCGACACGTAAAGTTATCGTATTCCTGCCCGCTCATAACGAGGAGGCTTCGATCGGCGAGGTGCTGAAGCGAATTCCGCGACGGTTCGATGCACGAGTGACGGTAGAGACGCTCATTATCGACGACGGCTCGACCGATCGGACGGTGGAGCGGGCGCTCGCTGCCGGGGCTGACCATGTGCTCAGCTTGCCTGTGAACGGCGGACTTGGCGCTGCAGTGCGTCACGGCCTGAAGGAAAGCGTACGCCTCGGCGCTGATGTCGTCATCATGATCGACGCGGACAACGAGTATCCAGCCGATCAAATTCCTGAGCTGCTCTCGCCGATCTTCGCCGGTCAGGCGGACTATACGATGGGCTCGCGGTTCATGGGCACGATCGATGGGATGAAGCTGTATCGTCGGCTGGGCAACTATTTTTTCACAGCGCTGCAGGCGATCTTGCTCCGTCGTATCATTACAGACGGTCAATCAGGAATGCGGGCGTTCACGCGCTCGGCTGCTGAGGCAGCCGAAATTATACATGACTATAACTATGCGCAGGTGCTCACGCTCAATCTCTTGCGCAAAGGGTTTCGGCTTGCCGAGATTCCGATCCGCTACCGATTTCGCACCGAGGGGCGTTCTTTTATCTCAATCGCATACATCGGCAAGGTGCTTCCAGCGATCTGGAAGGAGCTGCGGAGGCCGGTTGAGATCGGTAAGGAGCGGGATCGCGCGGATGTAAGTCTGCCTGAATATCCGCTGCCGAAGGGGGAGCCTGCCCTATCCGCGGCGTGTTCGCAGCGTCCAGCCATCAGTTGA
- a CDS encoding alkaline phosphatase family protein: MKEASGFEIVAARCWNLVNEGKPFTPIFTAGAFLLYHISDWGSGSFWLGTALAALLLVPLFAVWFIYDYPLFMRNYLWLPFVAYFFIWGVPELGIGLWTIALYFFFTVFFWGTLYYHLRIGTSWLNFRRFWKLVLKNSDSTSGNAQEQLPKTLLLVYLWERLHTELLGSGAFAIEAPTVLAFTAAVALLSYVLHRNLFDWKPKEDLSFTHERYAEPLEPMTGKVIVLVIDGMRKERFDVARTPFLDRLRQGGTEYTQMETVYPARTVVCFSSMFTGTYPREHGIQSNMVWKLGIRVESIFDSLRKIGKKGRLLGIAHLIDSMGDDVESVTAVMHNDKADRFIVERAKKIMAEQNPDLLVVQLIATDQTGHSMGVLYDEYVQKIEEADALLDEFVQWLEVNGHMQDTTLLVCADHGQADGIGGHGHLDEGERFVPFFLYGPRIAQGRKIERRMSLTSVAPTIACLLGAPYPDHSRGDVLTEAWSTASSADKRENGVKGSTT; this comes from the coding sequence ATGAAGGAAGCATCCGGCTTCGAAATTGTCGCCGCACGCTGCTGGAACCTGGTCAATGAAGGGAAGCCGTTTACGCCGATTTTTACAGCGGGGGCGTTCCTGCTCTATCATATATCGGACTGGGGAAGCGGCTCGTTCTGGCTCGGCACGGCGCTAGCAGCGCTGCTGCTCGTCCCCTTGTTCGCGGTCTGGTTTATATACGACTATCCACTGTTCATGCGCAATTATTTATGGCTGCCATTCGTCGCATATTTCTTCATCTGGGGTGTGCCTGAGCTTGGGATTGGGCTATGGACGATCGCGCTGTACTTCTTCTTCACCGTCTTCTTCTGGGGGACGTTGTATTACCATCTGCGCATCGGCACGTCGTGGCTGAACTTCCGCCGCTTCTGGAAGCTCGTGCTGAAGAACAGCGACTCGACGAGCGGCAATGCGCAGGAGCAGCTGCCGAAGACGCTGCTGCTCGTCTACCTGTGGGAGCGACTGCATACGGAGCTGCTTGGCAGCGGCGCATTTGCGATTGAGGCGCCAACAGTGCTCGCATTCACGGCGGCTGTCGCGCTACTGAGCTATGTGCTGCATCGTAACCTGTTCGACTGGAAGCCGAAGGAGGATCTGTCGTTCACGCATGAACGGTATGCCGAGCCTCTGGAGCCGATGACCGGGAAGGTGATCGTGCTCGTCATCGACGGCATGCGCAAGGAGCGGTTCGATGTGGCGCGCACGCCGTTCCTGGATCGGCTGAGGCAGGGCGGAACGGAGTATACGCAGATGGAGACGGTATATCCGGCGCGTACGGTCGTCTGCTTCTCCTCGATGTTCACAGGCACGTATCCACGTGAGCACGGTATTCAGTCAAATATGGTGTGGAAGCTCGGCATTCGGGTGGAGAGCATCTTCGACTCGCTGCGCAAGATCGGCAAGAAGGGTCGTCTGCTCGGTATCGCGCATCTGATCGACTCGATGGGCGACGATGTGGAGAGCGTCACCGCGGTTATGCATAATGATAAGGCGGACCGATTCATCGTCGAGCGGGCGAAGAAGATTATGGCGGAGCAGAACCCGGACCTGCTCGTCGTCCAGCTCATCGCCACAGACCAGACGGGACATAGCATGGGTGTACTGTACGACGAATATGTGCAGAAAATCGAGGAAGCTGACGCGCTGCTCGACGAGTTCGTTCAATGGCTAGAGGTGAACGGGCATATGCAGGACACGACGCTGCTCGTCTGCGCCGATCACGGACAAGCGGACGGCATCGGCGGTCACGGCCATCTCGATGAGGGCGAACGGTTCGTACCGTTCTTCCTGTACGGTCCGCGCATTGCGCAAGGACGCAAGATTGAGCGCCGCATGTCGCTGACGTCGGTGGCGCCGACGATCGCTTGTCTGCTCGGAGCGCCGTATCCCGACCATAGCCGAGGCGATGTGCTGACCGAGGCGTGGTCGACAGCTAGTAGTGCAGACAAGCGGGAGAACGGAGTGAAAGGAAGTACAACATGA
- a CDS encoding glycosyltransferase family 39 protein has product MVNNDNELSANLHKEKREKRAAAFLFLLFAALLVWRLPYVARYAGSWDAVDFALALKRYDIFAMQPHFPGYPVFIVAAKPVYALTQDAVWSLSLVSAVFGSLSVLCVYALMRSVGGSVRASLLAAALYAVHPLISLTHVQPMSESMGLFSVLLLLAVSSLSVRAGLRADQYLHIAVWSCILYAVAMGVRISYFPLGAALLVPLWRLRSTRFGWWKIAGALTAGALTGLAWIVPVAMTEGGLAPYFMLGQSFSAGHFNDWGGAMTSATSSLYDYIVRLKQWLWDQLLWAGWTGADAGALDRASAEGISAGAASAASTVTASAEQSMAPLILRITSASVMALLVLTVWGSRVLAYIRSKPGVSRMAGAVRFVAHVNWAKLMLLLTAVVPYTIWMFWGQNPEKARHLLPLIPLLLMGAAVAVESSMRALQARRTLQAAVGAAVGLFLLTSVQQSAVLLEASVQPAPALQLVRYTEQLKLPAAPVVFTWEEERLFHYYAPHLAATRVKSYGLFQQQAREYLAGGRRVLLTSKVLDGFAADERAELLPHLTSLADFQGNPIVNPVYDRLTLYEYNIRREEGNR; this is encoded by the coding sequence ATGGTCAACAACGACAACGAGCTTTCAGCGAATTTACACAAGGAGAAGAGGGAGAAACGTGCAGCGGCGTTTCTTTTTCTTCTTTTCGCCGCTTTATTGGTATGGCGGCTGCCTTACGTTGCGAGATACGCGGGCAGCTGGGATGCGGTCGACTTTGCGCTGGCGCTGAAGAGATACGATATATTCGCCATGCAGCCGCACTTCCCAGGGTATCCTGTATTCATCGTAGCAGCGAAGCCGGTCTATGCGCTGACGCAGGACGCTGTCTGGTCGCTGTCGCTCGTGTCCGCGGTGTTCGGCAGCTTGTCGGTGCTGTGCGTCTACGCGCTGATGAGGAGTGTCGGCGGGAGCGTCCGCGCTTCCCTTCTGGCCGCCGCGCTGTACGCGGTGCATCCCTTGATCTCGCTCACCCATGTGCAGCCGATGAGCGAGAGTATGGGACTGTTCAGCGTGCTGCTGCTGCTTGCCGTCTCTTCGTTAAGTGTACGGGCCGGACTTCGTGCAGACCAATATTTGCACATCGCCGTATGGAGCTGCATCCTATATGCTGTTGCTATGGGCGTTCGTATTTCGTATTTTCCGCTAGGGGCGGCGCTGCTCGTTCCATTATGGAGGCTGAGGTCGACTCGATTCGGCTGGTGGAAAATAGCAGGCGCCCTCACCGCAGGCGCACTAACTGGACTTGCCTGGATCGTGCCTGTCGCGATGACGGAGGGTGGATTGGCGCCATACTTCATGCTCGGACAATCGTTCTCGGCGGGGCACTTCAACGATTGGGGCGGCGCGATGACGTCGGCGACGTCGTCGCTGTACGACTATATCGTTCGCTTGAAGCAGTGGCTGTGGGACCAGCTGCTGTGGGCCGGCTGGACCGGCGCTGACGCGGGAGCTCTCGACAGAGCGTCTGCCGAAGGCATCTCTGCTGGTGCTGCGTCCGCTGCTTCCACGGTGACCGCTTCGGCAGAGCAGAGTATGGCCCCACTGATACTGCGGATCACTTCAGCCAGTGTGATGGCCCTGCTTGTGCTCACGGTGTGGGGCAGCCGAGTGCTTGCGTACATACGCTCGAAGCCGGGAGTCTCGCGCATGGCTGGTGCCGTACGCTTCGTCGCTCATGTGAATTGGGCCAAGCTCATGCTCTTACTGACAGCCGTTGTCCCGTATACGATCTGGATGTTCTGGGGGCAAAATCCGGAGAAAGCCCGGCATCTGCTGCCTCTCATTCCACTCCTGCTTATGGGTGCTGCTGTAGCTGTGGAGTCGAGCATGCGTGCGCTTCAAGCAAGAAGGACGCTGCAGGCTGCAGTTGGAGCGGCTGTCGGTCTATTCCTGCTAACCTCCGTGCAGCAGTCTGCAGTTCTGCTCGAGGCGAGCGTCCAGCCTGCTCCTGCGCTGCAGCTTGTTCGTTATACGGAGCAGCTGAAGCTGCCGGCGGCACCCGTCGTCTTTACGTGGGAGGAGGAGCGTCTGTTCCATTATTATGCGCCTCATCTCGCGGCGACGCGGGTGAAGAGCTATGGGCTGTTCCAACAGCAGGCTAGAGAATACTTGGCAGGCGGGCGGCGAGTGCTTCTGACGAGCAAGGTGCTTGATGGCTTCGCTGCTGACGAGCGGGCTGAGCTGTTGCCGCACTTGACGAGCTTGGCTGATTTTCAGGGAAATCCGATCGTCAATCCGGTATATGACCGTCTGACGCTGTACGAATATAACATACGAAGGGAGGAGGGGAATCGATGA